In Allorhodopirellula heiligendammensis, the following are encoded in one genomic region:
- a CDS encoding MerR family transcriptional regulator — MTKLSEYLRISEAAEYLGVSPNTLRNWERDGKIVIHRHPMNGYRLFKREDLDALLRQVQEPYDPTPRRPKKAR, encoded by the coding sequence GTGACCAAGCTCAGTGAATACCTGCGTATATCCGAGGCCGCGGAGTATCTGGGCGTGTCCCCAAATACCCTCAGGAACTGGGAACGCGACGGGAAGATCGTCATTCATCGTCATCCCATGAATGGCTACCGATTGTTCAAGCGGGAGGACCTGGATGCCTTGTTGAGGCAAGTGCAGGAACCTTATGACCCGACACCCAGACGACCGAAAAAAGCACGCTGA
- a CDS encoding DUF1819 family protein: MRYRADITAGSLKVAESRVIADLLLKQADDAAWKSAMGRDNLLQARSPATARRLSRMIRNRLETMTPDLWKLVRDGNSTAATHACLAAAVKHSELLADFLELVVKEQYRIFADKLTYQLWDDFIADCQNRDAELPDWSESTIKRLRSSVFQILQQAGYIDSTKSLRLQTVHIADEVVRYLTNNDEGSVLRCIQVAP; the protein is encoded by the coding sequence TTGCGTTATCGAGCAGACATCACTGCTGGCTCCCTGAAAGTTGCCGAGAGCCGAGTCATTGCCGACTTGCTGTTGAAGCAGGCCGATGATGCTGCCTGGAAGTCTGCGATGGGCCGTGACAATCTGTTGCAAGCTCGATCACCGGCCACGGCTCGTCGGCTGTCGCGGATGATTCGCAATCGACTGGAGACGATGACACCCGACCTTTGGAAACTCGTCAGGGACGGCAATTCCACAGCTGCCACCCACGCCTGTCTTGCCGCAGCGGTCAAGCACAGCGAGTTGCTGGCCGACTTTCTCGAACTGGTCGTCAAAGAGCAGTACCGCATCTTCGCCGACAAGCTCACCTACCAGCTTTGGGACGACTTTATCGCCGACTGCCAGAACCGTGACGCCGAACTACCCGATTGGAGCGAATCGACAATCAAGAGGCTGCGGTCCTCGGTATTTCAAATTCTGCAACAGGCCGGATACATCGACAGCACCAAATCGCTGCGGCTTCAGACCGTCCATATCGCCGACGAGGTCGTGCGTTACCTGACTAACAATGACGAGGGCAGCGTTCTGCGTTGCATCCAGGTGGCTCCATGA
- a CDS encoding DUF1788 domain-containing protein: protein MSDRLTERLNAILPKITSSDFLGGQGIGNEIPFYVFDYPAEDELRIREHLAFLDNKLPKQAPDLKVVHVNLYDFLIDYIKGRGYFEKSLEKERTLGSAKAVKSIKSIASAEKLADHFYNEVMTGEPGLVLVSGVGSSYPIIRTHELLNNLHRHMGLTPLVMFYPGVYDKITLKLFGKASLAFDSSSTDRKRKARYYRAFRLID from the coding sequence ATGAGTGATCGATTAACCGAGCGGCTCAATGCGATCCTGCCGAAGATCACCTCGTCTGATTTCCTGGGCGGCCAAGGGATCGGCAACGAGATCCCGTTTTACGTCTTCGACTACCCGGCAGAAGACGAATTGCGGATCAGGGAGCACCTGGCGTTCCTGGACAACAAGCTGCCCAAGCAGGCACCCGATCTGAAGGTCGTCCACGTCAACCTCTACGACTTCCTGATTGACTACATCAAGGGGCGTGGGTATTTCGAGAAGTCACTGGAGAAAGAACGCACGCTGGGCAGCGCCAAGGCCGTCAAGTCGATCAAGTCCATCGCCAGCGCCGAAAAACTGGCGGACCATTTCTACAACGAGGTCATGACTGGAGAGCCCGGCCTGGTGCTGGTCTCCGGTGTCGGTTCGTCGTACCCGATCATTCGCACCCACGAGCTGTTGAACAACCTTCATCGACACATGGGGCTGACGCCTCTCGTGATGTTCTATCCCGGCGTGTACGACAAGATCACGCTCAAGTTGTTTGGCAAGGCCAGCTTGGCCTTTGATTCATCGTCGACCGACCGCAAACGCAAAGCCCGATATTACCGAGCCTTCCGGTTGATTGATTGA
- the brxC gene encoding BREX system P-loop protein BrxC: protein MKKTKIAELFKRNIDRPINGVVKADQMDDESVWQELDEFVVTQELDRHLRKFFETYCESIDSPNDPNISGKIGVWVSGFFGSGKSHFIKVLSHLLDNEEHAHQGQTKRAVDFFDDKIADATILGDIKRAVTSDTDVILFNIDSKADSSSGRDAILAVFLKVLNEKLGYSPDHAHIAHMERYLDEKGKFEEFQETYHELTDTQWKDERDAYEFNRDEVIEALSKTLGQSEESCARWVDTGENNFSLTIENFSKWTREYLDKRGPKHRVIFLVDEVGQFIGSDTALMLNLQTITEQLGTVCQGRAWVVVTSQEDIDAVLGEMTTSKENDFSKIQGRFKTRLSLSSANVDEVIQERLLRKYDSVVPNLVQLYTEKGDILKNQLSFREVGTTYKQFKEADDFVQTYPFAPYQFKLLQRIFESIRKAGATGLHLAQGERSLLDAFQHAANTVADQNVGVLVPVYMFYPSIESFLDTTVKRTIDHAKENDSLEPFDIHVLQVLFLIRYVDEMKGNVDNLVTLCLDEIDADRLALKRKIEESLTRLERDSLVNRSGDLYYFLTNEERDINQEIKKEITSSADEAKLLGDIIFQDILKDQRKHRYAATKKDIPFNRVCDHHPVGRNTEGAMTLSLISPLDDDFEQSSDQKCILNSSADEGQAIVRLDDEKALGRELRTYLRTEKYIRTKDDSTSPPTTRRIHKDLATENQQRRTLLANMLSDMLVDASYFVAGEKLEINANAPITAMEEALEYLVENTFTKLSYLKHLNDNPNKEIHAILKSDDTTQQALQMALPENNPQALDEVRSYLNLASKRDREIILYDTCFGRFSDRPYGWPEQETALLLTRLYASGEILFMRGGDAIKHDDLYSALSESKNWRKITIVQKVTAKVEDVKKAREIGKEVFHQMGPETEEGLFDFLRSKLSEQQASLKRYAEFASSGDYPGEQTINDCLATIKPLLAVEESNKFLERFNETKSSLLELSDDFHDLEHFYESQKPTWEKLLKAEQRFSLNQSQLRQDDEARRALDRIQAIRKAANPYGMVHEVDPLVSTIEKVNDKLIAEQRSRSLQQIDAQIGAIQQELEAVSGDSTLSSSCLRPLESLKTQVTGQNSLAHITQAEADAISLKDSAISKIGQFVAQREAAKATQVAEKEQAGGDSEDDIPKFKPPRVIHPKALVSKTYIEDMDDVEQFLKAMRTQLETAISNNERIEIR, encoded by the coding sequence ATGAAAAAGACGAAGATTGCTGAGCTCTTCAAGCGAAATATCGATCGCCCCATCAATGGCGTCGTCAAAGCCGACCAAATGGACGACGAATCCGTTTGGCAAGAACTCGACGAGTTCGTCGTCACGCAGGAACTCGACCGTCACCTACGCAAGTTCTTCGAGACCTATTGCGAGTCGATTGATTCCCCCAATGACCCGAACATCTCGGGCAAGATTGGCGTGTGGGTCTCCGGCTTCTTTGGATCCGGAAAGTCGCACTTCATCAAGGTGCTATCACACCTGCTAGACAACGAAGAACACGCCCACCAAGGGCAAACTAAGCGGGCGGTGGACTTCTTCGATGACAAGATCGCTGACGCCACAATTTTGGGTGACATCAAACGCGCCGTCACGTCGGACACCGATGTCATTCTCTTCAACATCGACAGCAAGGCAGATAGCAGCAGCGGTCGCGACGCGATCCTGGCAGTGTTCCTGAAGGTATTGAACGAGAAACTTGGCTACAGTCCTGATCACGCTCACATCGCCCACATGGAGCGTTATCTGGACGAGAAGGGCAAGTTCGAAGAGTTCCAGGAAACCTACCACGAACTGACGGACACACAGTGGAAGGACGAGCGGGACGCCTACGAGTTCAATCGCGACGAGGTTATCGAAGCGTTATCCAAGACACTTGGACAAAGCGAAGAATCATGCGCGAGGTGGGTCGACACCGGTGAAAACAACTTCAGCCTGACGATCGAGAACTTCTCCAAATGGACCAGAGAGTACCTCGACAAACGAGGCCCCAAGCACCGCGTCATCTTCTTGGTGGATGAAGTCGGGCAGTTCATTGGATCGGATACGGCATTGATGCTGAACCTGCAGACCATCACCGAACAACTGGGCACGGTTTGCCAAGGACGCGCTTGGGTCGTGGTCACATCCCAGGAAGACATCGATGCCGTTCTGGGCGAGATGACGACCAGCAAGGAAAACGATTTCTCGAAAATTCAGGGGCGATTCAAGACACGCCTGTCCTTGTCCAGCGCCAACGTCGATGAAGTCATCCAAGAGCGTCTGTTACGCAAGTACGACTCGGTGGTTCCGAACTTGGTCCAGCTCTACACCGAAAAGGGTGACATCCTCAAAAACCAACTTTCGTTCCGTGAAGTAGGTACGACCTACAAGCAGTTCAAAGAGGCGGATGACTTTGTCCAGACCTATCCATTCGCCCCCTACCAATTCAAGCTGCTGCAACGAATCTTCGAGTCGATTCGCAAAGCCGGGGCGACCGGATTGCACCTCGCGCAGGGCGAACGGTCCCTGCTCGACGCGTTTCAGCATGCTGCAAACACGGTTGCCGACCAGAACGTTGGTGTCTTGGTACCCGTCTACATGTTCTATCCGTCCATTGAGAGTTTCCTTGACACGACGGTCAAACGCACGATCGATCACGCGAAGGAGAATGACAGCCTCGAGCCGTTCGATATCCACGTCCTACAGGTCTTGTTCCTAATTCGCTACGTCGATGAGATGAAAGGCAACGTTGACAATCTGGTCACACTGTGCCTGGACGAAATCGATGCTGACCGACTGGCCCTGAAGCGAAAGATCGAAGAAAGCTTGACCCGGTTGGAGCGAGACTCACTGGTCAACCGCAGCGGCGATCTGTATTACTTTCTGACCAACGAAGAACGAGATATCAACCAGGAGATCAAGAAGGAAATCACCTCGAGTGCCGATGAGGCAAAACTGCTCGGCGACATCATCTTTCAAGATATCCTCAAGGACCAACGGAAGCACCGCTACGCCGCCACCAAGAAGGACATCCCGTTCAACCGCGTCTGCGACCATCATCCCGTCGGCAGGAATACCGAGGGAGCGATGACGCTCTCACTGATCAGTCCCCTGGACGACGACTTCGAACAAAGTAGCGACCAAAAGTGCATCCTCAACAGCAGTGCCGACGAAGGCCAAGCGATCGTGCGGCTCGACGACGAAAAAGCACTGGGCCGGGAGCTTAGGACGTATCTGCGGACCGAGAAATACATCCGCACCAAAGACGACAGCACCTCTCCACCGACGACCCGTCGCATCCACAAGGATTTGGCGACCGAGAACCAGCAGCGACGCACGTTGCTGGCCAACATGCTCAGTGACATGCTCGTGGACGCGAGCTACTTCGTCGCCGGCGAAAAGCTGGAAATCAATGCCAACGCCCCCATCACGGCGATGGAAGAGGCACTGGAATACCTGGTGGAGAACACCTTCACCAAACTCAGCTACCTCAAGCACCTCAACGACAACCCCAACAAAGAAATCCACGCGATCCTGAAGAGTGACGACACCACTCAGCAAGCGTTGCAAATGGCGTTGCCCGAGAACAACCCGCAAGCCCTCGATGAGGTTCGGAGCTATCTCAACCTAGCGTCCAAAAGGGATCGCGAGATCATTCTGTACGACACGTGCTTCGGGCGATTTTCAGATCGGCCGTATGGCTGGCCAGAGCAGGAAACCGCCTTGCTGCTGACCCGACTCTATGCGAGCGGAGAAATTCTGTTCATGCGGGGCGGTGACGCGATCAAGCATGACGATCTCTATTCGGCACTGTCGGAATCCAAGAACTGGCGAAAGATCACAATCGTCCAGAAAGTGACCGCCAAAGTCGAAGACGTGAAGAAGGCCCGGGAAATCGGCAAGGAGGTGTTTCATCAGATGGGCCCGGAAACCGAAGAAGGCCTCTTCGATTTCCTTCGAAGCAAACTCTCGGAGCAGCAGGCCAGCCTGAAACGCTACGCCGAGTTCGCCTCCAGCGGCGACTATCCCGGTGAGCAGACTATCAATGACTGCCTAGCGACCATCAAGCCACTGCTGGCGGTAGAAGAAAGCAACAAGTTTCTGGAACGGTTCAACGAGACCAAGAGCAGCCTGCTTGAACTTTCCGACGACTTCCATGACTTGGAGCACTTCTACGAGAGCCAGAAGCCAACGTGGGAGAAACTCCTTAAAGCCGAACAGCGGTTCAGCCTCAACCAAAGCCAGCTTCGGCAAGACGACGAAGCCCGGCGGGCGCTGGATCGCATCCAAGCAATCCGCAAAGCTGCCAATCCATACGGCATGGTCCACGAGGTCGACCCGCTGGTCAGCACCATTGAGAAGGTCAACGACAAACTGATCGCCGAGCAACGATCGCGATCGCTCCAACAGATTGATGCTCAAATCGGGGCGATCCAGCAGGAACTCGAAGCCGTCAGCGGTGACTCGACCCTATCCTCATCCTGTCTCAGGCCTCTCGAGTCGCTCAAGACCCAAGTGACCGGGCAAAACAGCCTGGCGCACATCACCCAGGCCGAAGCCGACGCGATCAGCCTGAAGGATTCAGCAATCTCGAAGATCGGCCAGTTCGTCGCTCAGCGAGAGGCCGCGAAAGCAACGCAGGTTGCTGAGAAAGAGCAGGCTGGCGGTGACAGCGAGGATGACATCCCCAAGTTCAAACCGCCACGGGTGATCCATCCCAAAGCACTGGTCAGCAAAACTTACATAGAAGATATGGACGATGTCGAGCAGTTCCTCAAGGCAATGAGGACGCAGCTGGAAACGGCGATCAGCAATAACGAACGCATCGAAATCAGATAA
- a CDS encoding DUF262 domain-containing protein translates to MYQIGGTIKEVLDSVHQNKFVLPAIQREFVWKPEQIARLFDSLMQGYPFGTFLFWKVNKQNCSKYKFYSFVRDYHERDNPHCPQLPIFHETELTAVLDGQQRLTALNIGLSGSMAWRIPYKWKTSPDAYPVRHLYLDLLAESVEDDETGERYRFEFLTEKRVSEAGPGECWFKVSEILGMQAGPAMLEWLQNRLPHESTLPAYTTLHEFYRVVHDKHLISYYEEPSQNLEKVLNIFIRMNSGGTKLSYSDLLLSVAVAQWQGDARKEIHTLVDELNNTGEGFNFSKDLVLKAGLMLADIGSVGFKVENFNHANMAILEKRWPDVKRSLKVAVQLLASFGFNEKTLRADSALLPIAYYIGHRNLDGKYVSSSTYRDDRQAIRTWLIRSLLKTSGIWGSGLDTLLTALRETIKKEGDDAFPVAKLQEVMAKRGKSLQFSEEEIDTLAEMQYGDKRVFALLTLLFPFVDVTNHHFHIDHVFPKSRFTKTRFKYVRLPEEEWDELKEMGNSLPNLQLLDGPENLEKKAVTPANWMETAFTDDTDRSHYCKIHVLGTVPPTLREFREFYDVRAAALRHKIVDLLGVSKEAAE, encoded by the coding sequence ATGTATCAAATTGGCGGCACGATCAAAGAAGTCCTCGACTCAGTTCACCAGAACAAGTTCGTCCTTCCCGCGATCCAACGGGAGTTTGTATGGAAACCTGAGCAGATCGCTCGGCTGTTCGACAGCCTGATGCAAGGATATCCCTTCGGGACGTTCTTGTTCTGGAAGGTCAACAAGCAGAACTGCAGCAAGTACAAGTTCTACAGCTTCGTGCGTGACTACCATGAGCGAGACAATCCCCACTGCCCACAGCTTCCTATTTTCCACGAAACCGAGCTCACCGCTGTCCTCGACGGGCAGCAGCGACTAACCGCACTGAACATCGGACTGAGTGGCTCGATGGCATGGCGGATTCCGTACAAGTGGAAGACCAGCCCTGATGCTTATCCCGTTCGCCATCTCTACCTGGATCTGCTCGCTGAGTCGGTCGAGGACGATGAAACCGGTGAACGTTATCGTTTCGAGTTTTTGACCGAGAAACGCGTCAGCGAAGCCGGGCCCGGCGAATGCTGGTTTAAGGTGAGCGAGATCCTGGGGATGCAAGCCGGCCCGGCCATGCTGGAGTGGCTCCAAAATCGATTGCCACACGAAAGCACGCTTCCGGCATACACGACCCTCCACGAGTTTTACCGAGTCGTTCACGACAAACACCTGATCTCGTATTACGAAGAACCCAGCCAGAATTTAGAAAAGGTCCTGAACATCTTCATCCGGATGAACAGCGGCGGCACCAAACTTTCCTACTCTGACCTGTTGTTGTCGGTCGCGGTTGCGCAGTGGCAGGGCGATGCACGCAAAGAAATCCACACGCTCGTTGACGAACTCAACAACACCGGGGAAGGCTTCAACTTCTCCAAAGATCTCGTGCTGAAGGCCGGACTAATGCTTGCGGACATTGGCAGTGTCGGGTTCAAGGTCGAGAATTTTAACCATGCCAACATGGCGATTCTCGAAAAGCGTTGGCCGGACGTGAAGCGGTCCCTGAAGGTGGCGGTCCAATTGCTGGCCAGCTTCGGGTTCAACGAGAAGACGCTTCGTGCCGACAGTGCGCTGTTGCCGATTGCCTACTACATTGGGCACCGCAATCTGGATGGGAAGTACGTGTCCAGCAGTACATACCGCGACGACCGGCAAGCGATCCGCACGTGGCTGATCCGAAGCCTGCTGAAGACGTCAGGAATCTGGGGAAGCGGCCTGGACACACTGCTCACCGCACTTCGCGAGACGATCAAGAAGGAGGGCGACGACGCGTTTCCGGTCGCGAAACTCCAAGAGGTCATGGCTAAGCGAGGTAAGTCGCTCCAGTTTAGCGAAGAAGAGATCGATACGCTGGCGGAGATGCAATACGGCGACAAGCGAGTCTTCGCCTTGCTGACGCTGCTGTTCCCGTTCGTCGACGTGACCAACCATCACTTCCACATCGATCATGTCTTCCCCAAATCACGCTTCACGAAGACACGATTCAAGTATGTCAGGCTGCCTGAGGAAGAGTGGGATGAGCTCAAGGAGATGGGGAACAGCCTGCCGAATCTCCAGCTCTTGGATGGCCCGGAAAACCTAGAGAAAAAAGCCGTCACGCCAGCCAACTGGATGGAAACGGCGTTCACCGATGATACGGATCGCTCACACTACTGCAAGATCCACGTGCTCGGAACGGTGCCACCCACATTGCGGGAGTTTCGAGAGTTTTACGACGTCCGGGCTGCGGCGCTGCGACATAAGATTGTGGACTTGCTAGGCGTATCGAAGGAGGCGGCTGAATAA
- the pglX gene encoding BREX-1 system adenine-specific DNA-methyltransferase PglX, with protein METLKLKSYAPEARKQFIESVTNKAAVYGLLPNEILPVRKEGDVAIIGDRAFPASVAVQRDTLAERVRAQGFDQFVEAVAYTWFNRLIAIRYMELHGYLDHGYRVLSHPDGKSTPEIIENAERLELPGLDPDKIVDLKLDGGKDEELYQQLLLAQCSALHQALPFLFAPIGGADELLLPDNLLHTDSLVRTLVNEIPEESWQEIEIIGWLYQFYISERKDQVIGKVVKSEDIPAATQLFTPNWIVKYMVQNSLGAQWLATYPDSSLKGQMEYYIEPAEQNDEVNSQLAAITPSQLAPEELTLIDPASGSGHILVEAYELFKAIYLERGYRQRDVPQLILEKNLYGLDIDERAAQLAGFALMMKGRADDRRLFERGVKLNVMALVDSAGFDGEGLAKGVELADYGLKTGDLTELKRLFEHATTFGSLIQVPEGLAEKLPALKQLSEATSQDLFVSEALKRLGPLVQQAELLAAQYDAVVTNPPYMGKGGMNGKLKSLLKDDFKGFEADLCVAFIQRCLWLTKENKVFSMITMHGWLFLSSFEQVRSLLIESNAIETAAHLGARAFGSISGEVVQAVAFSVRRSELKELRPVFMRLTEGAEEAKRERFLAGDRRYAHLGLDAFSRVFGKAICYWVHPSTIDLLTSCERISGVGETKRGLYTGNNDLFLRLWHEAPFDSVHFTHASESACDSKWHPCTKGGSVRRWYGNHEYIVDWSDDGREIRDYRSDTGALLSRPQNIESFFKVGISWSDVATGKFSARGCHGGFIFENAGPALICRSSDELPFVLSYLNSSVFQYFMDIYLQGLHYSCGVVAAMPCVELEQTALGRVGDISKDLQEICMEDWDAYERSWDFQSLPILTASTDSTPTLESSYTAWITQNRNTIAEMKRLEEENNRLFIHAYGLNEELTSDVPIEQITLTVNPAYRYGLKVGGGQWAVGSNGVKVSSDGWSIEDGFGDELEARFRQDTMEELVSYAIGCMMGRYSLDAMGLIYAHSRNEGFDASKYTTFPADDDGIVPLTDVDWFEDDACNRLVEFISKAWDASHLEANLTFLADNLGPKKNESSRDTIRRYLCDKFFKDHLQTYKKRPIYWLFSSGKQKAFQCLVYLHRYNGGTLARMRTEYVVPLQGKINSRIEQLESDIPAASSTSHRKTLERERDKLIKQRDELRTFDDKLRHHADQRIELDLDDGVKVNYGKFGDLLAEVKAITGEKPKVGIKT; from the coding sequence ATGGAAACATTGAAACTCAAAAGTTACGCCCCTGAGGCCCGGAAGCAGTTCATCGAGTCGGTCACGAACAAGGCGGCGGTTTACGGCCTGTTGCCGAACGAGATCCTGCCTGTCCGAAAGGAAGGCGATGTCGCGATCATTGGCGATCGGGCCTTCCCGGCATCCGTGGCGGTCCAACGCGACACGCTGGCAGAGCGGGTTCGTGCGCAGGGGTTCGATCAGTTCGTCGAGGCGGTTGCCTACACCTGGTTCAATCGGTTGATCGCCATCCGCTACATGGAACTGCATGGGTATCTGGATCATGGCTACCGCGTGCTCAGTCATCCCGATGGCAAGTCCACGCCGGAGATCATCGAGAACGCCGAGCGTTTGGAACTGCCAGGATTGGATCCGGACAAGATCGTCGATCTGAAGCTGGATGGTGGCAAGGATGAAGAGCTGTACCAGCAACTATTGCTGGCTCAGTGCTCCGCGCTTCATCAAGCGTTGCCATTCCTGTTCGCCCCAATCGGTGGTGCGGACGAATTGCTGTTGCCCGACAACCTGCTGCATACCGATTCGCTGGTCCGCACGTTGGTCAACGAGATCCCCGAGGAGTCCTGGCAAGAGATCGAGATCATCGGCTGGTTGTACCAGTTCTACATCTCGGAGAGGAAGGACCAGGTCATCGGAAAGGTGGTGAAGTCGGAAGACATTCCGGCGGCGACCCAGCTCTTCACGCCCAACTGGATCGTGAAGTACATGGTCCAGAACTCGCTGGGGGCGCAGTGGCTGGCAACATATCCCGACTCGTCGCTCAAAGGGCAGATGGAATACTACATCGAGCCCGCCGAGCAGAACGACGAAGTCAACTCGCAACTCGCGGCCATCACGCCCAGCCAGCTCGCCCCCGAGGAGCTGACCCTCATCGACCCGGCCAGTGGCTCCGGGCACATCCTGGTGGAGGCCTATGAGCTCTTCAAGGCCATCTACCTGGAGCGGGGCTATCGACAACGAGACGTTCCTCAGCTGATCCTCGAGAAGAACCTCTACGGGCTCGACATCGACGAGCGAGCGGCACAACTGGCGGGCTTTGCGCTGATGATGAAGGGGCGGGCGGATGACCGGCGGCTGTTTGAGAGGGGAGTGAAGCTCAATGTGATGGCGCTGGTGGATAGCGCGGGGTTCGATGGGGAGGGGCTGGCGAAGGGGGTGGAGCTCGCTGACTACGGGCTGAAGACGGGGGACCTCACGGAGCTGAAGCGGCTGTTCGAGCACGCGACGACCTTTGGGTCGTTGATTCAGGTGCCAGAGGGGCTGGCGGAGAAGCTACCGGCGCTGAAGCAGCTGAGCGAGGCGACCAGCCAAGACCTCTTTGTGTCGGAGGCGCTCAAACGCTTGGGGCCGCTGGTGCAGCAGGCCGAGTTGCTGGCGGCGCAGTATGACGCGGTAGTAACCAATCCACCGTATATGGGCAAAGGAGGTATGAATGGGAAGCTCAAGTCGCTCTTAAAAGATGATTTTAAGGGATTTGAAGCTGATCTTTGCGTGGCCTTCATACAGCGCTGCCTTTGGCTAACGAAAGAAAACAAAGTGTTTTCCATGATTACGATGCACGGCTGGTTGTTTTTGTCGTCTTTTGAACAAGTCAGGTCGCTGTTGATCGAGTCGAACGCAATCGAAACTGCAGCGCATTTGGGTGCTAGAGCATTTGGCAGCATATCTGGAGAGGTCGTTCAGGCTGTTGCGTTTTCTGTGCGACGAAGCGAGCTAAAGGAGCTTCGACCCGTATTTATGAGGCTTACGGAAGGAGCCGAGGAAGCGAAACGCGAACGATTTCTCGCTGGAGACCGTCGTTACGCGCATCTGGGGCTTGATGCATTTTCGAGAGTATTTGGCAAAGCAATTTGTTACTGGGTGCATCCCTCAACAATTGACTTGCTTACAAGTTGCGAACGCATTTCGGGGGTCGGTGAAACAAAACGAGGATTGTACACCGGCAACAATGACCTGTTTTTGCGTCTTTGGCATGAGGCACCATTCGACTCCGTTCACTTTACACATGCGTCTGAGAGCGCCTGTGATAGCAAGTGGCACCCTTGCACAAAAGGTGGAAGCGTACGGCGTTGGTATGGAAACCATGAATACATCGTTGACTGGTCAGATGACGGTCGGGAGATCAGAGATTACAGGTCTGACACCGGAGCTCTCTTGTCGCGACCTCAGAACATCGAGAGCTTCTTTAAGGTAGGCATAAGCTGGTCCGATGTAGCAACTGGAAAGTTCTCTGCTCGAGGCTGTCACGGTGGCTTCATTTTCGAGAACGCTGGGCCAGCACTGATATGCAGATCTTCGGATGAACTGCCGTTTGTCCTTAGCTATCTTAATTCAAGTGTCTTCCAATATTTTATGGACATATATCTACAAGGCCTTCACTACAGTTGCGGTGTGGTTGCGGCAATGCCGTGCGTTGAATTGGAGCAAACTGCTTTAGGGCGGGTGGGAGACATCAGCAAAGATCTTCAAGAGATTTGCATGGAAGACTGGGACGCCTACGAACGCTCTTGGGACTTCCAATCCCTTCCCATCCTGACGGCCTCAACCGATTCCACGCCCACCCTCGAATCCAGCTACACCGCCTGGATCACCCAGAACCGCAACACGATCGCCGAGATGAAACGCCTCGAGGAGGAGAACAACCGACTCTTCATTCACGCGTACGGCTTGAATGAAGAGCTCACCTCCGACGTCCCCATTGAGCAGATCACACTTACAGTGAACCCTGCCTACCGCTACGGTTTGAAAGTGGGCGGTGGGCAGTGGGCAGTGGGCAGTAACGGCGTGAAGGTGAGCAGTGATGGGTGGTCGATTGAGGATGGCTTTGGCGACGAACTGGAGGCGCGCTTCCGCCAGGACACCATGGAGGAGCTGGTCTCCTACGCCATCGGCTGCATGATGGGCCGCTACAGCCTGGACGCGATGGGCCTCATCTACGCCCACAGCCGCAACGAGGGCTTCGACGCTTCGAAGTACACCACCTTCCCGGCCGACGACGACGGCATCGTCCCATTGACCGATGTGGACTGGTTCGAAGACGACGCCTGCAACCGGCTCGTCGAGTTCATTTCGAAAGCCTGGGACGCCTCCCACCTCGAAGCCAACCTCACTTTCCTTGCCGACAACCTCGGCCCGAAAAAGAACGAGTCGAGCCGCGACACGATCCGCCGCTACCTGTGCGACAAGTTCTTCAAGGACCACCTGCAAACCTACAAGAAGCGTCCCATCTACTGGCTGTTCAGCAGCGGCAAGCAAAAAGCCTTCCAGTGCCTGGTCTACCTGCACCGCTACAACGGCGGCACGCTCGCCCGCATGCGAACCGAGTACGTCGTCCCGCTCCAGGGGAAGATCAACTCCCGCATCGAACAACTCGAATCCGACATCCCCGCCGCCTCCAGCACCAGCCACCGCAAGACCCTCGAACGAGAACGCGACAAGCTGATCAAACAACGCGACGAACTAAGAACCTTCGACGACAAACTCCGCCACCACGCCGACCAACGTATCGAACTCGACCTCGATGACGGCGTCAAGGTCAACTACGGCAAATTCGGCGACCTGCTGGCCGAGGTGAAGGCGATCACCGGCGAGAAACCCAAAGTAGGGATCAAGACGTGA